The genomic window TCAGGATGCGATTACGGTACCGTCGGAAGCGGTCGTCGCGACCGGCAACGGTGCGTTCGTGTACCTCGTGGAGGACGGCAAGGCCAAGCGGGTGGCCGTGAAGGTCGGTCGCACGGCGGGAACGCTGGTGAAGCTCGACAGCGGCTTGGTTGGCGGCGAGCAGGTCATCATCGAAGGACAGAATCGCCTGCAGGACGGGGCCAAGGTCGAGCTGCGCGGTGCGCTCTCGAAGAGTGGTCCCGCCGGCACCGACCGCGGCGGTCGCGGTGGAGCCAGAGGCGGCGCCAAGGGCGAGAAGAAGAGCGGAGTAGACACCTCAGCGACGAAGCGAGGAGCAGCCCAGTGAATCTGAGCGCGATCTGGATCAAGCGGCCGGTGATGACCACGCTGGTCATGCTGGCCATTCTGACGTTCGGCATCGTGGCCTACCGGGCGTTGCCGGTGAGCGATTTGCCCACCATCGACTATCCCACGATCACCGTCTCCGCCGGTCTTCCCGGGGCGAGCCCGGAAGTGATGGCGACGTCGGTGGCGACCCCGCTCGAACAGGCGTTCTCCACCGTCTCGGGCATCGAAAGCATCACGTCGTCCAGTTCGCAGGGAAGCACGAACGTCACGCTGCTCTTCGCGCTCGATCGTGACATCGACAAGGCCGCCGCCGACGTGCAGTCGGCGATTTCGAAGACGCTGCGCCAGCTGCCGCAGGGCATCAATCCGCCGTCGTACAACAAAGCGAATGCGGCCGACGCGCCGATCATGATGTTCTCCGTCAACTCCGACGTGCTCAGTCGCCAGGAGTTGAGCGAATTCGCCGAAACGTTTCTTGCCCAACGCGTCTCCACCGTGACCGGCGTCGCGCAGGTGCAAGTGTACGGTTCGTCCAAGTACGCGGTGCGCGTACAGCTCGACCCGGGAGCCATGGCCGCCCGCGGCGTCGGCATCGACGAAGTACAGCAGGCCATCAACCAGGGAAATTCGAATTCCCCGGCCGGCGTGCTGATGGGCCCCAACAAGTCGTTCACGCTCCAAGCGTCCGGCCAGCTCAAGAACGCCTCCGAGTTCCGCAACCTCGTCGTTGCCATGCGCAACGACACGCCGATCCGTCTTGGCGAGCTGGGCTCGGTCATCGATGGCCTGCAGAACATGCGCGGCATGTCGGAGATCAACGGCCGCGCCAACACTGCGCTGGCGATCATCCGTCAGCCCGGCGTGAACACGGTTGAAGTGGCGAAGGGCGTCACGGCGGTGCTCGAGCAGCTCAAGCCGCAGCTGCCGCCGAGCGTCGAAATCGTGCCGATCTTCGACCGATCGATCGCCATCGAACACAGCGTGAACGATGTGAAGTTCACGCTCGTGCTCACGGTCGGCTTGGTCGTGATGGTGATCTTCCTGTTCCTGCGCAACCTGCGCGCAACGATCATCCCATCGCTGGCCCTGCCGTTTTCCCTGATCGGCACCTGCACGGTTATGTGGACGCTCGGCTACAGCCTCGACAATCTGTCGCTGATGGCGCTCACGCTCGCCGTCGGTTTCGTCGTCGACGACGCCATCGTGATGCTCGAGAACATCGTGCGACATCTCGAAATGGGCAAAAAGCCCATGCAGGCGGCGCTCGACGGCTCGAAGGAAATCAGCTTCACGATTCTCTCGATGACGCTGTCGCTGGTGGCGGTGTTCATCCCGCTGCTGTTCATGCCTGGTCTCGTGGGTCGCTTGTTCCGCGAGTTCGCGGTCACGATCGGTGTCGCGATTCTCGTGTCCGGCTTCGTATCGCTCACGCTGACGCCAATGCTCGCCGCGCGCTTCCTGCGCGAGGGCGAAGGACACGCGCCATCCGACGGCAAGTGGCGTTCGGTGGAGCGGATTTACCAAGCCACCGAAAACGCGTACGTGAATTCGCTGGCATGGGTGATGAACCGTCGTGGCCTCACGATGATCTTCAGCGTGTTCACGCTGGTCGCGACCGTTGGCTTGTTCATGTACATCCCGAAGGGCTTCCTGCCGTCGGAAGACACCGGGCGACTCTCGGGGTCAATCGAAGGGCCCGAAGGCATCGGCTTTGAAGCGCTGTCGGTGAAGATCCGCGAAGTCGCGGCGATCATTCAGAAGAGCGACAACGTGAAGTACACGCTGGCCTCCATCGGCGGTGGACCCGGCGGCGGCGGATCGAACAGCGGTCGCTTGCAGCTCACGCTGAGCGACGACCCGGATCGTCCGCACGTCGATCAGATCATGCGGGAATTGACGCGCGCCACGTCAGGAATTCCCGGCTTTCAGGTGTTCTTCCGCAATCCGCCACCCATCAACATCGGCGGCCGTCGCGGTAACAGCGCCTATCAGGTCTCGCTTCAAGGGCCGGACATC from Gemmatimonas sp. includes these protein-coding regions:
- a CDS encoding efflux RND transporter permease subunit; protein product: MNLSAIWIKRPVMTTLVMLAILTFGIVAYRALPVSDLPTIDYPTITVSAGLPGASPEVMATSVATPLEQAFSTVSGIESITSSSSQGSTNVTLLFALDRDIDKAAADVQSAISKTLRQLPQGINPPSYNKANAADAPIMMFSVNSDVLSRQELSEFAETFLAQRVSTVTGVAQVQVYGSSKYAVRVQLDPGAMAARGVGIDEVQQAINQGNSNSPAGVLMGPNKSFTLQASGQLKNASEFRNLVVAMRNDTPIRLGELGSVIDGLQNMRGMSEINGRANTALAIIRQPGVNTVEVAKGVTAVLEQLKPQLPPSVEIVPIFDRSIAIEHSVNDVKFTLVLTVGLVVMVIFLFLRNLRATIIPSLALPFSLIGTCTVMWTLGYSLDNLSLMALTLAVGFVVDDAIVMLENIVRHLEMGKKPMQAALDGSKEISFTILSMTLSLVAVFIPLLFMPGLVGRLFREFAVTIGVAILVSGFVSLTLTPMLAARFLREGEGHAPSDGKWRSVERIYQATENAYVNSLAWVMNRRGLTMIFSVFTLVATVGLFMYIPKGFLPSEDTGRLSGSIEGPEGIGFEALSVKIREVAAIIQKSDNVKYTLASIGGGPGGGGSNSGRLQLTLSDDPDRPHVDQIMRELTRATSGIPGFQVFFRNPPPINIGGRRGNSAYQVSLQGPDIAELYTAARALESRMKDLPELENISSDLQVGNPQVGIQIDRERASALGLTAAQIENALYSAYGSRQVSTIYTQTNQYQVILELKEAYQKDPASLSQLYVRSNTGNLVQLGSVATFTTGVGPQSIQHNGQLPAVSISFGTRPGVALGTAVDAVQREARAVLPPDVTSVLSGDTQAFAQAQSGLLALLFVAIFVIYVVLGILYESFIHPLTILSGLPFAALGALLTLWIFGKDLGVYSYVGIIMLIGLVKKNAIMMIDFAIEAERDLKMSPRDAIVEAARVRFRPITMTTLAALMGTLPIAIGFGAGAESRQPLGLAVVGGLAFSQLITLYVTPVVYTLLDQFQSRQRTAKSVPVRSSGMEPVPVAGD